A region of Dermochelys coriacea isolate rDerCor1 chromosome 1, rDerCor1.pri.v4, whole genome shotgun sequence DNA encodes the following proteins:
- the LOC122455355 gene encoding endonuclease domain-containing 1 protein-like — protein MLLLLLFQFSMLGNSEVVTSFENTCPQFFFRETPPNDAIKPANPAQICQLYKNQYRFATLYDRDHRIPIYSAYVYQPGYGKRPNSWMVEPQLMGSNYQKEMATEWILLNDIGVDQGLLNESQAVLRDYKNLTNFNRGHLNPSGHQPDPDYKAATFTLTNTVPQFMNLNSGKWNNYEQEVMMSRTEGCATTYVIVGVVPGNNYIAGGRVNKPSHIWSAACCEIDNNHRKSWAVVALNDQNAVELLTLGELEEKLVELYRKEEILLFDSDCPRQ, from the exons atgctgctgctactgctgttcCAGTTTTCCATGCTGGGGAACAGTGAGGTGGTGACATCTTTTGAAAACACATGCCCTCAGTTTTTCTTCCGGGAAACCCCCCCAAATGATGCCATCAAACCTGCCAATCCAGCCCAGATTTGCCAGCTTTACAAGAATCAGTATCGTTTTGCTACTTTGTACGACAGGGACCACCGCATTCCAATATACTCTGCGTATGTGTACCAACCTGGTTATGGTAAGCGACCTAATAGCTGGATGGTAGAACCCCAG CTGATGGGTTCAAATTACCAAAAGGAGATGGCAACTGAATGGATCCTCTTAAATGATATCGGTGTTGACCAGGGACTGCTTAATGAGAGCCAGGCTGTCCTTCGAGATTACAAGAATCTGACTAATTTCAACAGGGGCCACTTGAACCCCAGTGGGCACCAACCTGACCCTGACTATAAGGCTGCTACCTTCACCCTGACCAACACTGTGCCACAGTTTATGAACCTCAATAGTGGGAAATGGAACAACTACGAACAAGAAGTAATGATGAGTAGGACTGAAGGGTGTGCTACCACATATGTCATTGTGGGAGTGGTCCCTGGCAACAATTACATAGCTGGAGGCAGAGTCAATAAACCCAGCCACATCTGGTCTGCAGCCTGCTGTGAGATTGATAACAATCACAGGAAGTCCTGGGCAGTCGTTGCTCTAAATGATCAGAATGCAGTCGAGCTGCTGACTCTGGGTGAGTTAGAGGAGAAGCTGGTTGAACTGTACAGAAAGGAGGAGATCCTTCTGTTTGACAGTGACTGTCCCCGACAATAA